DNA from Orbaceae bacterium lpD01:
CAAGATTTGACGTAATGCTTTAATATCTAGCTGACCTGGTGCTGAGGCTGTTTTAGCCGCGCCGAAAGTCATTGCTGATCCGAATGTTTCTCCTGCGATACGGCTAATTCCGCCTAATCCGGCCATCGACATGGTAATAATCGGTCTGTCCGCATACTTTTCTGCCATCTCAGCGGTTGCCGCAAGCAAAGTGAGCACATCGCTGGTTGATTGAGGCATGACGGCAATCTTGGGAATATCCGCCCCCAACGTCTGCATTTTACGCAGACGCCCAACAATATCGTCTTTTTCTGGTGTTTTATCAAAATCATGATTTGAGGCGATAACCGAAACGTGATGTGCATGGGCTGTCTCAATCATCTCTTTGACGAACGTATCACCGGTAAATATTTCTACATCGATAAGGTCGACAAAACCACTTGCCGCTAACGCTTTATTGAGTTTGACATAAAAATCAATACTTACACTCTTTTCGCCCCCCTCTTTGGCGGAACGAAAGGTGAATAAAATGGGTTTGTTCGGCAATACTTGTGTGAGTTTTTCGGCGATCTTTTTTACGCTATCAATATTGTCGACTTCGTGAAAATGATCAACTCGCCACTCCAGCACATCAAAATCAATTGTCGTTAATAATTGTGCTTCATCTAATATCGCTTTTTCGGTTTTTCCGACAATCGGCACAATGATTTTTGGTGCGCCCTTGCCGATCTCTAATCCTTTAATTGTGATAGTTTTCATCTGTTATCCCTGTTTTGCACTCAGCTGATCTCTCTGTCAGCCAATCATATTATTTTAATGAAGATACGAATTGCCATATTTATCTATTATACTTTATTGTGATACTTAGGGCATAAAGCTGGCGGTATCACGCCAACTAATCGTTAAATCCCATTTTTTCTTTGACATAATCAATTGGTGTTTCTTGGCCGGTCCAAATCTTAATTTGAGCAGCACCTTGCCATAACATCATGCCGATCCCATTTAAGATCCGACATCCCTGACTTTCGGCCAGTTCAAGAAACTTTGTCTTTCTTGGCATATAAATACAGTCGGTAACGACTAAGTTAGAATGAAACATCGATGTATCGGTTATGATGCTTTGACCTTCTAACGGTTTCATGCCAACACTGGTACCGTTATTGAGTAGATAACTTTCCGCAATCTCTCGACGAAGTGCCTGGCTGTCATCAAGATCAAATAGTTTCACCTTACAGTTGGTTTTTTGATTGATACGTTCAGCGATCTCCTGAGCTTTAGGATAAAAATCATCTTTTTTATTAAATATAGCGATCTCTTTAACGCCATCTAATGCAGCTTGCACCGCAATCGCTGTAGCCGCGCCACCGGCACCCAGTAAGGTCATTTTTTTACCAATCACGTCAATACCGGCTTCTTTTAGTGAACGCATATAGCCCATGCCATCGGTATTATAGCCGGTTAATACTCCGTCATCATTTGAAATGGTATTACAAGCACCAATTAATTCTACCGCAGGCGTGAGCTTATCTAAATACCGACAAACCAGCTGTTTATTAGGCATAGAAACAGCCGAGCCACGCATGCCTAGTGCACGCATACCTTTAATCGCATCAGGCAATTTTTCAGCAGTGACTTCAAAGGCAAGGTAAACATAAGGGATATTTAATTTACTATAAACAATATTTTGCATCTTAGGTGACAGACTATGACGAATAGGATAGGCCATCAGACCGATCAGGAGTGTATGGCCATCAATATTTTCTCTCATTTTTAATGATCCTCATGAAAATCTTAATAAACTCAAAAAGTTACAAATAGCTGCTGAATAATATAATGTAACTAGGCAATTAGCGCTAGTTGAAATTTGTGCTTATGATATACATACTTATTGAATACTTTGTAAAAGTCCTTTACGATAATGCCATTCGCTTTAAATAACTCAAAATAAAAATAAAATTAACATGTAAAACATGTCCAAGGCGTTCCGTTTTTAAACTTTAAATTTTAAAATTCAGGAGATGTTCTATGGCAGTAACCAATAGTCGTGAGTTAAATGATTTAGTCGCTCGAGTCAAAAAAGCACAGGAAATTTATGCAACTTATACACAAGAACAAGTTGATAAAATTTTCAGAGCTGCGTCAGTAGCCGCTGCTGCTGCTCGTATTCCATTGGCACAGCAAGCAGTAGCTGAATCAGGTATGGGTATTGTTGAAGATAAGGTGATAAAAAACCTCTATGCTTCAGAGTATATTTATAATAAATATAAAGATGAGAAGACGTGCGGCGTCCTTGATGAGAATGAACAGTTTGGTACGATGATTATCGCTGAACCGTTAGGTATCATTTGTGGGATTGTGCCAACGACGAACCCAACTTCAACCGCCATTTTCAAATCATTAATTAGTCTTAAAACGCGTAATGCAATTATCTTTTCTCCACATCCACGAGCAAAAAACTGTACTAATGCTGCAGCTAAATTAGTTTTAGATGCCGCTGTTGCTGCTGGTGCGCCCAAAGATATCATTGGCTGGATTGATGAGCCAACGATTGAATTATCCAATGAGCTGATGCACCATCCTGACGTGACGACGATTCTGGCAACGGGTGGTCCTGGTATGGTTAAAGCCGCTTATAGTTCGGGTAAACCGGCCATTGGTGTGGGGGCAGGGAATACCCCTGTCGTTATTGATGAAACTGCGGACTTACGTCGTGCTGTTGCTTCAGTGCTGATGTCAAAAACCTTCGATAATGGGATGATTTGTGCTTCAGAACAAGCAATTGTTGTGGTTGACAAAGTCTATAATCAAGTGCGTGATCTACTTATTGAATACGGCGCTTATGTGCTCGATCCAAAAGAGACAAAGGCTGTTGCATCAATTATCTTAAATGATAAAGGTGCAGTCAATGCCAATATCGTTGGACAGTCTGCCGCGAAAATTGCACAGCTCGCTGGCTTTACCGTTCCAGCTGCTGCGAAAGTATTAGTTGGTGAAGCGGCTAATGTCGATATTTCTGAGCCATTTGCTCATGAAAAATTATCGCCAACTTTAGGAATGTTCCGAGCAAAAGACTTTAACGACGCGGTCGCAAAAGCGGAAAAACTTGTCGCAATGGGCGGTATTGGCCATACTTCTGTACTCTACACTGATCAAGATAATCATAAAGATCGCGTTGGTTATTTTGGTAGTCGTATGAAAACTTGTCGAATTTTAATTAATCAGCCTTCTTCTCATGGTGGTATCGGTGATCTTTATAACTTTAATTTATCACCGTCGTTAACATTAGGTTGTGGTTCTTGGGGAAACAACTCCGTTTCTGAAAATGTTGGACCAAAACACTTAATTAACAAAAAAACTGTTGCGAAGAGAGCTGAAAATATGTTGTGGCACAAACTTCCTAAATCAATTTACTTCCGTCGTGGTTGTTTACCAATTGCATTAAATGAAATCATTGATAATGGTGCGAAAAAAGTCCTAATCGTGACTGATAAATTCTTATTTAGTAATGGTTATACCAAACCGATTGTCGATCAACTTGAAAAAGGTGGTGTGTTAACACAGGTTTTCTTTGATGTTGAAGCCGATCCGACATTAAGTGTTGTCAATAAAGGCGCTGCACTATTAGCTGATTTCCAACCTGATACGATCATTGCTGTTGGTGGTGGTTCGGCGATGGATGCGGCCAAATTGATGTGGGTTATCTATGAGCATCCAGAAGTCGAATTTTCTGAACTGGCATTGCGTTTTATGGATATCCGTAAACGTGTGTGTGGCTTCCCTAAATTAGGTGTCAAAGCGCAATTAGTCTGTGTGACAACCACCTCTGGTACTGGCTCTGAAGTCACACCATTTACGATTGTGACCGATGATGAGACGCATCAAAAATATGCGTTGGCAGATTATGAATTAACGCCTAATATGGCGATTGTCGATGCTAATTTAGTGATGGGAATGCCGAAGTCTTTATGTGCATTTGGTGGGATTGATGCGGTCACGCATGCAACTGAGGCTTATGTATCAGTGCTGGCCAACGAATACTCTGATGGACAAGCATTAAATTCGCTTAAATTGTTAAAAGAGTACTTACCAGCAAGTTATAATGAAGGGGCGAAAAATCCTGTTGCGCGTGAGAAAGTGCATAATGCGGCAACTATCGCAGGTATCGCATTTTCACAAGCATTTTTAGGCATTTGTCACTCAATGGCGCATAAGCTTGGGGCGGCTTTCCATGTACCACATGGTTTAGCCAATGCATTATTATTAACGAATGTTATTCGTTTTAATGCAACTGATAAACCAACTAAACAGGCTACGTTTAGCCAATATGGTTATCCTCAAGCTATTAAACGTTATGCCGAAATTGCTGATCATCTAGATTTAACTTCAAAATCTGACTCGAATGAGTTGAAAGTGGAGAAATTGATTCAATGGATCGAGACGCTTAAAGCGGAAATCAATATCCCAACTTCTATAAAAGAGGCGGGTGTTGATGAGCAAGCGTTCCTTGCGGCGGTTGATGAATTAGCGGTTAATGCCTTTGATGACCAATGTACTGGTGCGAATCCGCGTTATCCTCTGATTGCTGAGTTAAAACAGATCTATTTAGACTCATACTATGGTCGTCCATATAAAGATGGTGTCGTTGATCAAGTAAAACCTGTTAAAAGTACAGCTAAAAAGAAATAAGCCAGTACTTAGACGATATTAATGAAATCCTATCGTGAAGACGATAGGATTTTTTTATGCCTGAAAATAGTCAATCACACCTTAATCCCAACCTCGTCATAATAAAAAGAGTTCCAGATCATGGATGATTAGAGAGTTGCGCTTATTGATGAGTACTGAATACCACATTCCCTATTATTTTGTTGGCTATGTCTATCTTAAATAATGTCATAAGCATAGTTTTAACGAGTCTATTTCAACGTACTTAGGATGAGAGGAGGGGATAACTAATAATTTTATGGCAATTTAGCCCCCCAACTATGAATATTTATTCGATATTTTTGAGTGAAAAGTGAGCATTTGATTTTTAATAAACAATATCATGTTATTTTTTATTGAGATAATGACCTTTTATTTCTAAAAAATTGTGTGAAATTAATGCAGTTAATGAAAATTAAAACCAATATCCACTGATTTTTTATTTAATCAAACATGTATTGGTTAAGTTGTTGTAATTAAATGTGTTATTTTTATTTTAGCTATCTTTTTATACTATGCCTAATCATATGTACCGCTTGAAAAATAGATTTTATGGATTTTTTTTAATCAAACAAATTAAAATTTAAAATTAGGGCTTGCCAAGGTGTGGGAATCTGGTCTACAATGCGCAGCACTTAGGCCGGCTTAGCTCAGTAGGTAGAGCAACTGACTTGTAATCAGTAGGTCGCCAGTTCGATTCCGGCAGCCGGCACCATTTAATCCTAAGTACTAAAATTTGAATTATCGGGGTGGGGTTCCCGAGCGGCCAAAGGGAGCAGACTGTAAATCTGCCGTGTCACACTTCGAAGGTTCGAATCCTTCCCCCACCACCATTTGATATTTAAATATATGGTGTATAATATTAGATAGTTAGGAAAAGGATATCAAAGAGTTTTCTCAATTCACCTAATCCTACAGTGTCGTGCAAACAAATTTAAATTATTGTTCAGTATGTACGTTTATCTAATCTATAGAAGCATTTTTAGTAGCCGAGTTTGATCTAGCGGGCATCGTATAATGGCTATTACCTCAGCCTTCCAAGCTGATGATGCGGGTTCGATTCCCGCTGCCCGCTCCAATGCTGATATAGCTCAGTTGGTAGAGCGCACCCTTGGTAAGGGTGAGGCC
Protein-coding regions in this window:
- a CDS encoding shikimate dehydrogenase, translating into MRENIDGHTLLIGLMAYPIRHSLSPKMQNIVYSKLNIPYVYLAFEVTAEKLPDAIKGMRALGMRGSAVSMPNKQLVCRYLDKLTPAVELIGACNTISNDDGVLTGYNTDGMGYMRSLKEAGIDVIGKKMTLLGAGGAATAIAVQAALDGVKEIAIFNKKDDFYPKAQEIAERINQKTNCKVKLFDLDDSQALRREIAESYLLNNGTSVGMKPLEGQSIITDTSMFHSNLVVTDCIYMPRKTKFLELAESQGCRILNGIGMMLWQGAAQIKIWTGQETPIDYVKEKMGFND
- the adhE gene encoding bifunctional acetaldehyde-CoA/alcohol dehydrogenase; protein product: MAVTNSRELNDLVARVKKAQEIYATYTQEQVDKIFRAASVAAAAARIPLAQQAVAESGMGIVEDKVIKNLYASEYIYNKYKDEKTCGVLDENEQFGTMIIAEPLGIICGIVPTTNPTSTAIFKSLISLKTRNAIIFSPHPRAKNCTNAAAKLVLDAAVAAGAPKDIIGWIDEPTIELSNELMHHPDVTTILATGGPGMVKAAYSSGKPAIGVGAGNTPVVIDETADLRRAVASVLMSKTFDNGMICASEQAIVVVDKVYNQVRDLLIEYGAYVLDPKETKAVASIILNDKGAVNANIVGQSAAKIAQLAGFTVPAAAKVLVGEAANVDISEPFAHEKLSPTLGMFRAKDFNDAVAKAEKLVAMGGIGHTSVLYTDQDNHKDRVGYFGSRMKTCRILINQPSSHGGIGDLYNFNLSPSLTLGCGSWGNNSVSENVGPKHLINKKTVAKRAENMLWHKLPKSIYFRRGCLPIALNEIIDNGAKKVLIVTDKFLFSNGYTKPIVDQLEKGGVLTQVFFDVEADPTLSVVNKGAALLADFQPDTIIAVGGGSAMDAAKLMWVIYEHPEVEFSELALRFMDIRKRVCGFPKLGVKAQLVCVTTTSGTGSEVTPFTIVTDDETHQKYALADYELTPNMAIVDANLVMGMPKSLCAFGGIDAVTHATEAYVSVLANEYSDGQALNSLKLLKEYLPASYNEGAKNPVAREKVHNAATIAGIAFSQAFLGICHSMAHKLGAAFHVPHGLANALLLTNVIRFNATDKPTKQATFSQYGYPQAIKRYAEIADHLDLTSKSDSNELKVEKLIQWIETLKAEINIPTSIKEAGVDEQAFLAAVDELAVNAFDDQCTGANPRYPLIAELKQIYLDSYYGRPYKDGVVDQVKPVKSTAKKK
- the aroD gene encoding type I 3-dehydroquinate dehydratase, whose protein sequence is MKTITIKGLEIGKGAPKIIVPIVGKTEKAILDEAQLLTTIDFDVLEWRVDHFHEVDNIDSVKKIAEKLTQVLPNKPILFTFRSAKEGGEKSVSIDFYVKLNKALAASGFVDLIDVEIFTGDTFVKEMIETAHAHHVSVIASNHDFDKTPEKDDIVGRLRKMQTLGADIPKIAVMPQSTSDVLTLLAATAEMAEKYADRPIITMSMAGLGGISRIAGETFGSAMTFGAAKTASAPGQLDIKALRQILTTLHKSAAQ